Proteins found in one Lysinibacillus fusiformis genomic segment:
- the preA gene encoding NAD-dependent dihydropyrimidine dehydrogenase subunit PreA — protein MADLRINLAGIKSPNPFWLASAPPTNSGYQVQRAFEAGWGGAVWKTLGEPILNVSSRFAAVSYNGQRVAGFNNIELITDRPLEVNLQEIYETKKKFPNHAIIASLMVEPKQEKWHEIVKRVEDVGVDGLELNFGCPHGMAERGMGSASGQVPELVEKQTYWVKEAARTPVIVKLTPNITDITVTAEAATRGGADAVSMINTINSLAGVDLDSWNTVPHVAGKGAHGGYCGPAVKPIALNMVAECARNPLVNVPISGIGGISNWQDAAEFILMGATGVQVCTAAMHHGFSIVEDMIDGLNNYLDDKGLASVMDLVGRSVQRYSNWGDLDLNYKIVAEINNDVCINCNKCHIACEDTSHQCIDLYTEDGRPMLKVREEDCVGCNLCSIVCPVDGAISMVERTSTIPPMTWNERQSLLSSLAK, from the coding sequence ATGGCAGACTTACGCATTAATTTAGCGGGCATCAAATCGCCGAATCCATTTTGGCTAGCATCTGCTCCACCAACGAATTCAGGCTATCAAGTACAGCGTGCATTTGAAGCAGGCTGGGGTGGCGCAGTATGGAAAACGTTAGGGGAACCGATTTTAAATGTGTCTTCCCGTTTTGCAGCTGTTAGCTATAATGGTCAGCGTGTGGCGGGCTTTAATAATATTGAATTAATTACGGACCGACCACTAGAAGTCAATTTACAAGAAATTTATGAGACGAAAAAGAAATTTCCTAATCACGCAATTATTGCCTCATTAATGGTGGAACCAAAACAAGAAAAATGGCATGAAATTGTGAAACGTGTAGAAGATGTGGGGGTTGATGGTCTTGAGCTTAACTTTGGTTGTCCACATGGGATGGCAGAACGAGGCATGGGTTCTGCCTCTGGTCAAGTCCCTGAATTGGTGGAAAAGCAAACGTACTGGGTAAAGGAAGCGGCGCGTACACCTGTCATTGTTAAACTGACGCCAAATATTACGGATATTACCGTGACGGCAGAAGCAGCAACACGAGGTGGAGCAGATGCGGTAAGTATGATCAATACGATTAACAGTTTAGCGGGTGTTGATTTAGATTCTTGGAATACAGTACCACATGTGGCAGGCAAAGGAGCTCATGGAGGCTATTGTGGTCCAGCAGTTAAACCAATTGCACTGAATATGGTCGCAGAGTGTGCCCGTAATCCATTAGTCAATGTACCGATTTCGGGCATTGGAGGCATCTCCAATTGGCAAGATGCTGCGGAATTTATTTTAATGGGTGCAACAGGTGTACAGGTATGTACAGCAGCGATGCATCATGGCTTTAGTATTGTGGAGGATATGATTGATGGGCTGAATAACTACTTAGATGATAAAGGCCTAGCTTCAGTCATGGATTTAGTCGGTCGCTCTGTGCAAAGATATTCAAACTGGGGCGATTTAGATTTAAATTATAAAATTGTCGCAGAAATTAATAATGACGTTTGTATTAATTGCAATAAATGCCATATCGCTTGTGAGGATACATCCCATCAATGTATTGATCTTTATACGGAGGATGGTCGCCCAATGTTAAAGGTTCGTGAGGAAGACTGTGTAGGCTGTAATTTATGCTCGATTGTTTGCCCTGTCGATGGGGCCATTTCAATGGTAGAACGTACATCCACAATTCCGCCAATGACATGGAATGAACGCCAATCACTTCTTAGCAGTCTAGCAAAATAA
- a CDS encoding NCS1 family transporter codes for MEREGNYLKSPDLLPVTHQQRNIGTFGFAVIWIGMAIVLAAFAIGGSAIMNLSLPMVIVATLVGSCLIGVFMTLIGDIGIEHGLSFPVYMRAPFGTFGTHIPSLVRGVTAACWFGLNTYFGALAINGILNLLFGFDNWFICFLVFAALQLFNTSLGIKSIERFADLAAPVIILISCWMYYTLADNATSQGKNIWTWVETPTTGFAAFTAFMVVVMANMGFWATLAADMPSLSRFFKAPKNERNWFKRNKTQLVGSLIVMPITNTFIVTIGAVCYMAVASADPINALQQSASGFILGILLLMIVLAQWSTNTSANVVPAATIFSNIGGPKVPFWVGVVIAGIIGILAQPWSLFDVMVNVLLIIGGILTAIVGILFADYYLIRKRRVHVKELYELDGQFKYYKGFNMAGLIAWVIGGVVANIFSTYSSLVGFAVGAIVYYILAKYWWFKKYPQAELDDPSDAKYLGITVGHNLDELFGQPAAPTAAPDEDELVEQQDPLFEMKGAE; via the coding sequence ATGGAACGTGAAGGGAATTATTTAAAATCCCCAGATTTACTTCCAGTGACACATCAACAAAGAAATATTGGAACATTTGGTTTTGCAGTGATTTGGATAGGAATGGCGATTGTATTAGCGGCTTTTGCCATAGGTGGTTCAGCCATCATGAACTTATCCTTACCAATGGTCATAGTGGCAACATTGGTAGGTTCTTGTTTAATCGGTGTTTTTATGACGTTAATTGGTGATATCGGGATAGAGCATGGGCTATCTTTCCCTGTTTACATGCGAGCACCATTTGGCACATTCGGTACGCATATACCTTCTCTTGTAAGAGGCGTTACAGCTGCCTGTTGGTTTGGTCTGAATACGTATTTTGGTGCATTAGCGATAAACGGTATTTTAAATTTATTGTTTGGCTTTGATAATTGGTTTATTTGTTTCCTTGTGTTTGCAGCACTTCAACTCTTTAATACTTCACTGGGCATTAAATCCATTGAGCGCTTTGCTGATTTAGCAGCCCCTGTCATTATTTTAATTTCTTGTTGGATGTATTACACATTGGCAGATAATGCAACATCTCAGGGAAAAAATATTTGGACGTGGGTGGAAACCCCAACAACAGGCTTCGCTGCTTTTACCGCTTTTATGGTAGTAGTGATGGCAAATATGGGCTTTTGGGCAACATTAGCAGCTGATATGCCATCCTTGTCCCGTTTCTTTAAAGCACCCAAAAATGAGCGTAATTGGTTCAAGCGTAATAAAACACAGCTTGTAGGCTCTTTAATTGTCATGCCCATTACAAACACGTTCATTGTTACAATTGGAGCAGTGTGTTATATGGCTGTGGCATCGGCTGATCCAATCAATGCCTTACAGCAAAGTGCAAGTGGCTTTATTCTAGGAATTTTATTGTTGATGATTGTGTTAGCACAATGGTCGACAAATACCTCTGCTAATGTCGTGCCAGCAGCTACTATTTTCTCTAATATTGGAGGACCAAAAGTTCCATTCTGGGTAGGGGTTGTCATTGCAGGTATTATTGGTATTCTTGCTCAGCCTTGGAGCCTATTTGATGTGATGGTCAATGTCCTATTAATCATTGGTGGTATTTTAACGGCGATTGTAGGAATTTTATTTGCTGATTATTACCTCATTCGTAAACGGCGAGTACATGTAAAAGAGCTTTATGAATTAGACGGGCAATTTAAATATTATAAGGGCTTTAATATGGCAGGGTTAATCGCCTGGGTAATCGGCGGAGTAGTTGCGAATATATTTTCAACTTATTCCTCTTTAGTAGGGTTCGCTGTAGGAGCGATTGTATATTATATATTAGCGAAGTATTGGTGGTTTAAAAAGTATCCACAAGCTGAGCTAGATGATCCAAGTGATGCCAAATATTTAGGCATTACGGTTGGACATAATTTAGATGAACTATTTGGGCAACCAGCAGCTCCAACGGCGGCTCCAGATGAAGATGAACTGGTGGAGCAACAAGATCCTCTGTTCGAAATGAAGGGTGCCGAGTAA
- a CDS encoding APC family permease yields MRKTVFRRKKIEDLLQNKGTIQLKKTLGAFDLILLGIGAIVGIGIFILPGTVAATHAGPGIVFSFIIAAIVCAFAGMCYSEFASSVPVTGSAYTYGYIVFGELIAWLVGWALLLEYGLAVAAVATGWSSYLNALLAGFHIVLPPAISGAFNPAAGTYINLPAILIIIVTAFLLTLGIKESTRFNSVMVFIKIAVILLFIGVGVFYVKPTNWEPFLPFGISGVFSGAALVFFAYLGFDAVSSAAEEVKNPQRNMPIGIIGSLLICTVLYVAVSLVLTGIVPYQKLNVSDPVSYVMQLVHQDWIAGIISLGAVVGMMTVILVMSYGGTRLLYALGRDGLLPKSMAELSPKFKTPVKNTWIFALLVAFCAGFVPLSKLAELVNMGTLVAFTIVSIGVVYLRKNKNIPAGGFKVPFFPILPILSFFMCLFLISQLSVHTWIACGIWFIIGVIIYAVYGQKHSVMNNH; encoded by the coding sequence GTGCGTAAAACAGTATTTAGAAGAAAGAAAATAGAGGATTTATTGCAAAATAAAGGGACTATTCAACTAAAGAAAACATTAGGAGCTTTCGATCTTATCCTATTAGGCATCGGCGCTATTGTGGGTATAGGTATTTTCATCTTGCCAGGTACTGTTGCGGCAACCCATGCAGGACCAGGGATCGTTTTTTCCTTTATTATCGCAGCAATCGTATGTGCTTTCGCGGGGATGTGCTATTCTGAATTCGCCTCTAGCGTGCCCGTCACAGGGAGTGCCTATACGTATGGTTATATTGTTTTTGGTGAGCTCATCGCCTGGCTAGTAGGATGGGCATTGCTCTTGGAATATGGTCTCGCTGTTGCCGCTGTTGCTACAGGTTGGTCATCTTATTTAAACGCATTGCTTGCTGGCTTTCATATTGTTCTACCACCAGCTATATCAGGGGCATTTAACCCTGCAGCAGGAACATATATCAACTTACCAGCCATTTTGATTATTATTGTGACAGCTTTTTTATTAACGCTAGGTATTAAGGAGTCCACAAGATTTAATTCTGTGATGGTTTTTATAAAGATTGCTGTGATTCTATTATTTATTGGGGTAGGCGTATTTTACGTAAAGCCTACCAATTGGGAGCCCTTCCTGCCATTTGGTATTAGCGGCGTCTTTAGCGGTGCGGCACTCGTATTTTTTGCTTATCTAGGATTTGATGCTGTGTCATCAGCTGCAGAGGAAGTAAAAAATCCACAACGTAATATGCCGATTGGTATTATCGGTTCATTACTTATTTGTACGGTACTTTATGTTGCTGTATCACTCGTGTTAACAGGTATCGTTCCCTATCAAAAATTAAATGTTAGTGATCCTGTTAGCTATGTGATGCAGCTTGTCCATCAAGATTGGATTGCGGGGATTATCTCTCTTGGTGCAGTAGTAGGAATGATGACCGTTATATTAGTTATGTCTTATGGAGGAACACGTTTACTCTATGCATTAGGACGTGATGGTCTACTTCCAAAAAGTATGGCTGAACTGAGCCCTAAGTTTAAAACGCCCGTAAAAAATACATGGATATTTGCCCTATTAGTAGCCTTCTGTGCTGGTTTTGTGCCTCTTTCAAAGCTTGCCGAATTAGTGAATATGGGGACATTAGTGGCATTTACCATCGTTTCAATCGGTGTTGTTTATTTGCGTAAAAATAAAAATATTCCGGCTGGTGGCTTTAAAGTACCATTTTTCCCGATATTGCCGATTTTGTCATTCTTCATGTGCCTATTTTTGATTTCACAGCTATCTGTCCACACATGGATTGCCTGTGGCATTTGGTTTATCATTGGTGTGATTATTTATGCGGTATATGGACAAAAGCATAGTGTGATGAATAATCACTAA
- a CDS encoding amino acid permease has product MANKELQRGLEARHIQMIALGGTIGVGLFMGSASAIQWTGPSVLLAYGIAGIFIFFIMRAMGEMLYTEPSTGSFATFGYKYIHPLAGYLTAWSNWFQWVIVGMSEIIAVGTYMQYWYPELPAWIPGLIAMVILGVANFISVKSFGEFEFWFAMIKIVTIILMIIAGIGLIFFGFGNDGIAIGLSNLWSHGGFFTGGWTGFFFALSLVVAAYQGVELIGITAGEAKNPQQTITNAIQSIIWRILIFYIGAIFVIVTVYPWDELGTIGSPFVATFAKVGITAAAGIINFVVITAAMSGCNSGIYSAGRMLYTLAMNGQAPKFFAKLSSNGVPLFGTAGVLVGLVIGVILSYIAPKNLFVYVYSASVLPGMIPWFIILISQIRFRKEKGAQMAKHPFKMPFAPITNYVTIIFLIMVLVGMWFNDDTRISLIVGIIFLALVTMSYYVFGIGKNRYSKDSIE; this is encoded by the coding sequence GTGGCCAATAAGGAATTACAACGAGGATTAGAAGCACGTCATATTCAAATGATTGCACTTGGTGGTACGATTGGTGTAGGGCTATTTATGGGCTCGGCAAGTGCTATTCAATGGACGGGACCTTCTGTACTCCTTGCCTATGGGATAGCAGGTATTTTTATTTTTTTCATTATGAGGGCAATGGGTGAGATGCTTTATACAGAGCCAAGTACAGGCTCTTTTGCCACGTTTGGCTATAAATATATTCACCCTTTAGCGGGTTATTTAACAGCGTGGAGTAACTGGTTCCAATGGGTTATTGTTGGGATGTCTGAAATTATAGCAGTGGGAACGTATATGCAGTATTGGTATCCGGAATTACCAGCGTGGATACCTGGCCTTATTGCGATGGTGATTTTAGGTGTGGCGAACTTCATCTCTGTCAAATCATTTGGTGAATTTGAATTTTGGTTTGCGATGATTAAAATCGTGACGATTATTTTAATGATTATTGCAGGAATTGGATTGATCTTCTTTGGCTTTGGCAACGATGGTATAGCAATTGGCTTATCTAATCTGTGGAGTCACGGTGGCTTCTTTACGGGTGGCTGGACAGGCTTCTTCTTTGCCTTATCCTTAGTCGTTGCTGCTTATCAAGGGGTAGAGCTCATTGGAATTACAGCAGGGGAAGCAAAAAATCCTCAACAAACGATTACCAATGCCATCCAAAGCATTATTTGGCGTATTTTAATTTTCTATATCGGTGCAATCTTTGTCATTGTTACGGTGTATCCATGGGATGAGCTAGGGACAATTGGTAGTCCTTTCGTGGCGACATTTGCGAAGGTAGGTATTACAGCGGCTGCAGGTATTATTAATTTTGTTGTCATCACAGCAGCAATGTCAGGCTGTAACAGTGGGATTTATAGTGCTGGACGTATGTTATATACACTTGCTATGAATGGACAAGCACCAAAATTTTTCGCCAAGCTTTCTAGTAATGGCGTACCGTTATTTGGAACAGCGGGCGTGTTAGTTGGGTTAGTCATTGGTGTTATCCTAAGCTATATTGCCCCTAAAAATTTATTTGTTTATGTGTATAGTGCAAGTGTCTTACCAGGGATGATTCCATGGTTTATCATTTTAATTAGTCAAATTCGTTTTAGAAAAGAAAAGGGAGCGCAAATGGCGAAGCATCCTTTCAAAATGCCTTTTGCACCCATTACAAACTATGTAACGATTATCTTTTTAATCATGGTGCTAGTTGGCATGTGGTTCAATGATGATACACGCATATCATTAATTGTTGGCATTATTTTCTTAGCTCTCGTAACAATGAGCTACTACGTATTTGGTATTGGTAAAAACCGATACAGCAAAGATTCTATAGAATAG
- a CDS encoding spore germination protein, which produces MNEIPEQIVAKLKQEINEVDDVKLKMIATEEGDVTVIYFSSLIEKMTLQTMVTIPLANNLKQIHQMAQYVDPKDVQGVVKKLNAGQTLLFFHETNALLSVDTYSAPTRAITDTETESTVIGPQDAFTESLETNISLVRRRIQSSMLKNENRIVGSEANIKISIMYMDNIVSHENLDDLRNRIDQVEYPLFTDISVLKQLIEDNPLSPFPQYYMTVRPDSICRYLLDGRIVVFMDNSQLAIVCPTSFFEMFVSIEDYYNRWTTASLLRMLRFFGFFLTIIITPMYISALTFHPEILPYELLLNLQESRSKVPFPPLIEVLFIELIIEVLREAGSRMPAKVGQTIGIVGGIVIGTAAVEAGLLSNILIVLVATSALLSFLPPIFLMSNTSRFIRYIFILSAGLFGLFGQMLAFAWLIHHLLSLKSLGTHYMTPAIPRKPTDLLDSVIRFPTKYLRNKSGISKAQKK; this is translated from the coding sequence ATGAACGAGATACCCGAACAAATTGTCGCTAAATTAAAGCAGGAAATTAACGAAGTCGATGATGTGAAACTGAAAATGATCGCTACAGAAGAAGGGGATGTGACGGTCATTTATTTCTCCTCACTCATCGAAAAAATGACCTTACAAACCATGGTGACGATTCCACTGGCCAATAATTTGAAACAAATTCATCAAATGGCTCAATATGTGGACCCAAAGGATGTACAGGGTGTCGTTAAAAAATTGAATGCTGGGCAAACCCTTCTTTTCTTTCACGAAACCAATGCACTTTTAAGCGTCGATACATATAGTGCACCTACAAGGGCTATTACGGATACGGAAACAGAGTCAACTGTAATTGGTCCACAGGATGCATTTACTGAATCACTCGAAACGAATATTTCGTTAGTGAGAAGACGTATTCAAAGCTCCATGCTAAAAAATGAAAACCGAATTGTTGGGTCCGAAGCTAATATTAAAATATCGATTATGTATATGGATAATATAGTGAGTCATGAAAATTTAGATGATCTAAGAAACCGTATCGACCAGGTAGAATATCCGTTATTTACAGATATATCCGTGTTGAAGCAATTAATTGAGGATAATCCATTATCGCCGTTTCCTCAATATTATATGACAGTCCGTCCAGATAGTATTTGCCGTTATCTTCTAGATGGTAGAATTGTCGTTTTTATGGATAATAGTCAATTAGCGATTGTCTGTCCCACTTCTTTTTTTGAAATGTTCGTGTCGATTGAAGATTATTACAACCGTTGGACAACGGCATCTTTATTAAGGATGCTGCGCTTTTTTGGTTTTTTCTTAACGATCATAATTACACCTATGTATATATCAGCCTTAACCTTCCATCCAGAAATTTTGCCATATGAATTATTATTAAATCTTCAGGAATCCAGAAGTAAGGTGCCATTTCCACCGCTGATTGAAGTGTTATTTATCGAGCTTATTATTGAAGTCTTGCGAGAAGCGGGCTCCCGAATGCCTGCCAAAGTCGGACAAACAATTGGTATCGTAGGAGGTATTGTGATTGGGACGGCCGCTGTAGAAGCTGGTTTACTCAGTAATATACTCATTGTATTAGTCGCAACCTCTGCTCTACTGTCCTTCTTACCGCCGATTTTTTTAATGAGTAATACTAGCCGATTTATCCGTTATATTTTTATTTTATCGGCAGGATTATTTGGATTGTTTGGACAGATGCTCGCCTTTGCATGGTTAATTCACCATTTATTAAGTCTAAAATCTTTAGGCACACATTATATGACACCTGCTATTCCAAGAAAGCCAACCGATTTATTGGATAGTGTCATCAGATTTCCAACAAAATATTTAAGGAACAAATCAGGGATTTCCAAGGCACAGAAAAAATAG
- a CDS encoding GerAB/ArcD/ProY family transporter, whose product MNTTNGKVLNRYHVIFLAQSIMIGTGILSLPQKLSSMGYTQTFMPLLFGVIASLTLFAMVWLCSKFPNDDLFRMNEILLGKWLGKFINILIIIQFIVFSAGIISNYMHLIQSTALQEQTITLPVLCFLLLLIYIVSGGIKSIARFCMMTFFITIGVIYFTRWAIEKGDPSHFLPLFNFTPNEFYEALKQGYFSILGYELILFYFPYIIDQKKAFRHSLIGIWISIFLCFITTAISVMYYSEWQLKNVEFSVLNLFKAGEFTFIERIDIIGITLWVLLILSSVTAYVWCAKRGVDTLLKKKKQNYQLYIIAFIIFIIIKMPFSREFQEKLFMASNYMGYLLVIWPVFLILIYIIRKKQVQV is encoded by the coding sequence TTGAATACAACAAATGGAAAGGTGTTAAATCGCTATCATGTCATTTTCTTAGCACAAAGTATTATGATTGGTACCGGTATCCTTTCACTACCTCAAAAACTAAGTTCTATGGGCTATACACAAACATTTATGCCGCTTCTCTTTGGCGTGATTGCCAGCCTGACGCTATTTGCCATGGTATGGCTTTGCTCTAAATTTCCCAATGATGATTTATTTCGGATGAATGAAATACTATTGGGAAAATGGCTCGGAAAGTTTATAAATATACTCATCATTATTCAATTTATTGTCTTTAGTGCAGGAATTATTAGTAATTATATGCACTTAATTCAAAGCACAGCTTTACAGGAACAAACAATTACCTTGCCTGTACTTTGCTTTTTACTGTTGCTTATTTACATCGTAAGTGGGGGCATAAAATCAATTGCACGATTTTGTATGATGACCTTTTTTATCACGATTGGCGTCATCTATTTTACGCGCTGGGCGATTGAAAAAGGTGATCCTAGTCATTTTTTGCCTCTATTTAATTTCACACCGAATGAATTTTATGAAGCGTTAAAGCAAGGTTATTTTTCTATACTTGGTTACGAATTGATCTTATTTTATTTTCCTTATATCATCGATCAAAAAAAGGCCTTCCGTCATTCCTTAATAGGCATTTGGATTAGTATTTTTTTATGCTTTATAACAACAGCTATTAGCGTCATGTATTATTCAGAGTGGCAATTGAAAAATGTAGAGTTTTCAGTATTAAACTTGTTTAAAGCTGGAGAATTTACCTTTATTGAGCGAATCGATATCATTGGCATTACACTTTGGGTTCTTCTTATACTATCCTCGGTCACAGCCTATGTTTGGTGTGCAAAAAGGGGTGTGGATACCTTACTTAAAAAGAAAAAACAAAATTATCAGCTATATATCATCGCCTTCATCATTTTTATCATTATAAAAATGCCTTTTTCGCGTGAATTTCAAGAAAAATTATTTATGGCAAGTAACTATATGGGCTATTTGCTGGTGATTTGGCCCGTGTTTTTAATTCTGATATATATAATTCGGAAAAAGCAGGTGCAAGTATGA
- a CDS encoding Ger(x)C family spore germination protein gives MKHKQLCIISFLILVLLAGCSKKEIKVPLEDVGMVDSMAFDYIDENQMRLTVAIPQYSPDAEKDTQTFSITTDLVSSGIVEIEKQSDKKIVFNQLRVVLVNEDFARKGNVRKIIQHLYRNAEVGNKVLIAVVKDNAEAILKGDYPDKPSINFYLNNLLEPSINTAFNPNTNIHDFMYSITNPVIDTVLPYVEKRGEKLEIKGVAIFKGNHMHELIKPEEALVIQALSGRKNLAPLHLDLNAGHGEEKVMIDLIESSVKKESNKNMESPKLTIFLKIKGTLSEYKGEREYQLFTVESISDLEKDVNKQLEQDIGGFLERLNKTEVDPAGLSEEFRMYHHGKWTTKKTRELIGKLDVNVRVETSIISTGTLK, from the coding sequence ATGAAACATAAACAGCTATGCATCATTTCTTTTTTGATTTTAGTTTTACTGGCAGGTTGTTCTAAAAAAGAAATAAAAGTTCCTCTAGAGGATGTTGGGATGGTAGATTCGATGGCCTTTGATTATATCGATGAAAACCAGATGAGGCTCACAGTAGCAATTCCTCAATATTCTCCAGACGCAGAAAAAGACACACAAACGTTTTCTATTACAACAGATTTAGTGTCAAGCGGCATCGTGGAAATCGAAAAGCAATCCGATAAGAAAATAGTCTTCAATCAATTGCGAGTGGTCTTAGTCAACGAAGATTTTGCACGGAAAGGGAATGTTCGAAAAATCATTCAGCACTTATATCGTAATGCAGAAGTGGGTAATAAAGTATTGATAGCCGTGGTGAAGGATAATGCGGAAGCGATTTTAAAAGGGGATTATCCTGATAAGCCAAGTATTAATTTCTATTTGAATAATCTATTAGAGCCTAGTATTAATACTGCTTTTAATCCAAATACTAATATTCATGATTTTATGTATTCGATTACCAATCCAGTAATTGATACAGTATTACCTTATGTTGAAAAACGAGGGGAAAAATTAGAGATAAAAGGCGTTGCCATATTTAAAGGGAATCATATGCATGAATTAATTAAACCTGAGGAAGCACTTGTTATCCAAGCATTAAGTGGACGGAAGAACCTTGCGCCTCTGCATCTGGATTTAAACGCGGGACACGGAGAAGAAAAGGTAATGATCGATTTAATCGAGAGCAGTGTGAAAAAAGAGAGTAATAAAAATATGGAATCACCCAAATTAACGATTTTCTTAAAAATTAAGGGTACATTAAGCGAATATAAGGGAGAAAGAGAGTATCAATTATTCACGGTTGAAAGTATTAGTGATTTAGAAAAAGATGTGAATAAACAGCTTGAACAGGATATTGGTGGTTTTTTAGAGCGATTAAATAAAACAGAGGTAGACCCCGCTGGCTTAAGTGAAGAATTCAGAATGTACCATCATGGAAAATGGACGACGAAAAAAACAAGAGAACTCATTGGAAAATTAGACGTAAACGTCCGTGTAGAAACGTCCATTATTAGTACAGGTACATTAAAATAA
- the pgeF gene encoding peptidoglycan editing factor PgeF — protein sequence MKIKMYVDNEQLIAGTTLKDEMEVEHNNMALHSCQDVQAIIDNRQHLAATLNCDLQNFICTEQTHSANFHKVTLADQGRGAAQMDTAVKNTDALYTVEPNLLLCSFTADCVPVIFYNAVNGLVGVIHSGWQGTVKEITPKLFQHLMKEEQCRPEDFHVQIGMALSQQKFEVDADVYEKFHSLGYAEEFMYYNAETKKYHIDNQQTVKKQCELASIPPEQIQIDETCTFLSPDGFSYRQDKQAGRHLSFIMRKAH from the coding sequence ATGAAAATAAAAATGTATGTAGATAATGAGCAATTGATTGCTGGGACTACCTTAAAAGATGAGATGGAAGTAGAGCACAATAATATGGCTTTGCATAGTTGCCAAGATGTTCAAGCTATAATTGACAATCGTCAGCATTTAGCCGCGACTTTGAACTGTGACTTACAAAATTTTATTTGTACAGAGCAAACACACAGTGCAAACTTCCATAAAGTCACATTAGCCGATCAAGGACGTGGGGCAGCGCAAATGGATACAGCGGTGAAGAATACCGATGCGCTTTATACAGTAGAGCCTAACTTACTATTATGTAGCTTTACGGCAGATTGCGTTCCAGTTATTTTTTATAATGCTGTGAATGGACTCGTCGGTGTTATTCATTCAGGATGGCAAGGAACCGTCAAAGAAATAACACCCAAACTGTTTCAGCATCTGATGAAGGAAGAACAATGTCGACCAGAGGATTTTCATGTTCAAATTGGTATGGCGCTGAGTCAGCAAAAATTTGAGGTAGATGCGGATGTTTATGAAAAGTTTCACAGCCTCGGCTATGCCGAAGAATTTATGTATTACAATGCAGAAACGAAAAAATATCATATTGATAATCAACAAACGGTCAAAAAACAATGTGAGCTTGCGAGTATTCCTCCTGAACAAATTCAAATTGATGAAACCTGTACATTCCTTAGCCCAGATGGCTTTTCTTACCGTCAAGACAAACAAGCAGGGAGACATTTAAGCTTTATTATGCGAAAAGCACATTAA
- the safA gene encoding SafA/ExsA family spore coat assembly protein, with product MFKKIKKAALASVIATSLLVPVAAMAAESYTVASGDTLWKIALKTETGVQELIDANPQLANPNQISPGQKINIPVKEQATVEQEVVKLVNEERAKAGLSALQEDWELARVAKYKSQDMHDKNYFDHTSPTYGTPFTMMKNFGITYKSAGENIAKGQRSAQEVVTAWMNSEGHRANILNKSYTHIGVGYVQDGNYWTQMFIQK from the coding sequence ATGTTTAAAAAAATAAAAAAAGCAGCACTCGCTTCAGTAATAGCAACTTCATTATTAGTACCCGTTGCGGCAATGGCAGCCGAATCCTATACAGTGGCATCTGGAGACACACTATGGAAAATAGCATTAAAAACAGAAACGGGTGTACAAGAATTAATTGATGCCAACCCACAACTTGCCAATCCAAATCAAATTTCCCCAGGACAAAAAATTAACATCCCTGTAAAAGAACAGGCAACAGTTGAACAAGAGGTTGTTAAACTTGTCAATGAAGAACGAGCAAAAGCAGGCCTTTCAGCATTACAAGAAGATTGGGAGCTAGCTAGAGTAGCTAAATATAAGTCGCAAGATATGCACGATAAAAATTACTTTGACCACACAAGTCCAACGTATGGTACACCTTTTACAATGATGAAAAACTTCGGTATTACGTATAAATCTGCTGGTGAAAATATTGCGAAAGGTCAACGCTCCGCACAGGAAGTTGTAACGGCCTGGATGAACAGTGAAGGACACCGCGCCAACATCCTCAATAAAAGCTATACACATATTGGTGTAGGGTATGTACAGGACGGTAACTACTGGACACAAATGTTTATTCAAAAATAA